The Prevotella sp. E9-3 genome has a window encoding:
- a CDS encoding RagB/SusD family nutrient uptake outer membrane protein, with translation MKTNTNNHIDSLSIVGKALRCLFCCVFLSMASCSDFLDKEITGNATDQTYYDTPYKIQSALDAVYDVLQSDSYNNQEWRFGEAMADNVLGTDEGLASQMGQLVMFRFNTSNTWIRQRWEVNYKGIHRANQVIANIDRVKLSTDAYTAYQQVRRIYGQAKFLRAFFYFNLVKTYGGVPIRPEVETVDSLVIPRSSREACYAYIEKDLREAAIMLPVVWGSQETGKVTRGAAIALLMKVLMYQAQPGVPSEKWNEVARLGSYFVDDAVLTLGQVLNYDGKEEWESLRQRLWFKPRELNADTDPYETADMPMESLKNVYSLEYRDYYGQPLDGGSKWSYVYQWYADGEFCRGSVFEVVFKESADGTNGDTNEGAGMEHFAVGNTVMYATSEILTSLFGDDIRKEFTIHHQGNTPDGEIWQGGEGRHVSLKWYTPRKDQPQYAGDNGRNRRIIRYAEVVLTYAEALNETGQREAALAQLNKCKAQVNTINGSTKLYQPGSYGYVRDQIWQERRMEMAFEWDRYFDLVRQGQAATVLHTFGRSRPNSRGLYFRVGVNEVLPIPQNEIDLSNGVVEQNPGY, from the coding sequence ATGAAAACAAATACCAACAATCATATCGATAGTCTCAGCATTGTGGGCAAGGCCCTGCGTTGTCTATTCTGCTGCGTATTCCTTTCCATGGCCTCCTGTTCCGATTTCCTTGACAAGGAAATAACAGGCAATGCCACCGATCAGACCTATTACGACACACCCTATAAGATACAGTCGGCCTTGGATGCCGTCTATGACGTGCTGCAGAGCGACAGCTATAACAATCAGGAATGGCGTTTCGGCGAGGCCATGGCCGACAATGTGCTGGGCACCGACGAAGGGCTGGCCTCACAGATGGGACAGCTCGTGATGTTCCGTTTCAACACCTCGAACACCTGGATTCGCCAGCGCTGGGAGGTCAACTATAAAGGCATTCACAGAGCCAATCAGGTGATTGCCAATATTGACCGAGTGAAACTCTCTACCGATGCCTATACCGCCTATCAGCAGGTTCGCCGTATCTACGGACAGGCCAAGTTCCTGCGGGCATTCTTCTATTTTAATCTGGTGAAAACCTATGGCGGCGTGCCCATTCGTCCTGAGGTGGAAACGGTGGATAGCTTGGTGATTCCACGCAGCAGCCGTGAGGCCTGCTATGCTTATATTGAGAAAGACCTTCGTGAAGCGGCCATCATGCTGCCAGTGGTATGGGGCTCACAGGAAACAGGCAAGGTCACTCGTGGCGCTGCTATCGCCCTGTTGATGAAAGTGCTCATGTATCAGGCCCAGCCAGGAGTGCCTTCCGAGAAGTGGAATGAGGTGGCCCGATTGGGCAGCTATTTCGTTGACGATGCCGTGCTCACCCTGGGACAGGTGCTGAACTATGACGGAAAAGAAGAATGGGAGTCACTGCGCCAGCGCCTGTGGTTCAAACCGCGCGAGCTGAATGCCGATACCGATCCCTATGAGACTGCCGACATGCCCATGGAATCGCTCAAGAATGTCTATTCGCTGGAGTATCGCGACTACTACGGTCAGCCGCTCGATGGGGGCAGCAAGTGGAGCTATGTGTATCAGTGGTATGCCGATGGCGAGTTCTGCCGTGGTTCTGTGTTTGAGGTAGTGTTCAAGGAGAGTGCCGACGGTACCAATGGCGATACCAACGAAGGCGCCGGAATGGAACATTTCGCCGTAGGCAACACGGTGATGTATGCCACCAGCGAGATTCTTACCTCCCTCTTTGGCGATGATATCCGCAAGGAGTTCACCATTCACCATCAGGGAAACACTCCCGACGGTGAGATATGGCAGGGCGGTGAAGGCCGTCACGTATCGCTGAAATGGTACACCCCCCGAAAAGACCAGCCGCAGTATGCCGGCGATAATGGTCGCAACCGCCGCATCATCCGTTATGCGGAAGTTGTCCTTACCTATGCCGAGGCACTGAACGAGACGGGACAGCGTGAGGCTGCACTCGCCCAACTGAACAAGTGCAAGGCACAGGTGAACACCATCAATGGCAGCACCAAACTCTATCAGCCAGGTAGCTATGGCTATGTGCGCGACCAGATCTGGCAGGAGCGCCGCATGGAGATGGCTTTCGAGTGGGACCGCTACTTCGATCTCGTGCGTCAGGGACAGGCAGCCACCGTGCTTCACACCTTTGGCCGTTCGCGTCCAAACAGCCGTGGATTGTATTTCCGTGTTGGAGTTAACGAAGTATTGCCCATCCCACAGAATGAAATTGACCTGTCAAATGGCGTTGTTGAGCAGAATCCTGGCTATTAG